The bacterium genome window below encodes:
- a CDS encoding Ppx/GppA family phosphatase has product MPYTFAAVDAGSNAIRLTVARAESPGEIVALEKERVPVRLGHHVFTRRKFDRETVDAAVDAFRYFRQIFDRLHVQEYRAVATSAARNARNRKSVIQRIQEEADIRLEVIDGPEEARLVRAAALGAVNDKLTPALILDIGGGSLELNLMTGRRLDRGLTLPLGTVRMMEMFDAGDAVSKQSEEAIRHFALEKFESELADPPRLAGRPALACGGNAEALAPIAPGKPVQGHPVLDLSRLERILPDMLRMTVKERMKAYDIRAERAEVMPMAAIVLCALSRYLGCDTLIVPGVGVRDGILRDLVESRFGVHGAGATEDDLVAAARDFAMAHGADDDHIEHVRRIAVSIFENTRALHGLTDQDRLPLVLASLLHDIGHSINFVDHHKHGEYLVRHGAIRGLTNDMREIVAALVLYHRRIDPRPEDELYSRFSGALKKKVRLLAAILRIADGLDTDHRQAVTEVEVSDNGKALLLTAVCRGSPKLPLWGAGRKSRLLEKELDRKLTIASRAA; this is encoded by the coding sequence ATGCCCTACACCTTCGCCGCCGTCGACGCGGGCTCGAACGCGATCCGCCTGACGGTCGCGCGCGCCGAGTCGCCCGGCGAGATCGTCGCGCTCGAAAAGGAGCGCGTGCCGGTGCGCCTGGGGCATCATGTCTTCACGCGGCGCAAGTTCGACCGCGAAACCGTCGACGCCGCCGTGGACGCCTTCCGCTATTTCCGCCAGATCTTCGATCGGCTGCACGTGCAGGAGTACCGCGCCGTGGCGACAAGCGCCGCGCGCAACGCGCGAAACCGCAAGAGCGTCATCCAGCGGATCCAGGAAGAGGCGGACATCCGCCTGGAGGTCATCGATGGCCCCGAGGAAGCGCGCTTGGTGCGCGCGGCGGCGCTCGGCGCGGTGAACGACAAGCTTACGCCGGCGCTGATCCTGGACATCGGCGGCGGAAGCCTCGAGCTCAATCTGATGACGGGACGCCGGCTTGACCGCGGGCTGACGCTGCCGCTTGGCACCGTCCGCATGATGGAGATGTTCGATGCGGGCGACGCGGTATCGAAACAGTCGGAAGAGGCGATCCGGCATTTCGCGCTCGAAAAGTTCGAAAGCGAACTGGCCGACCCGCCGCGCCTTGCGGGCCGGCCCGCGCTCGCGTGCGGCGGCAATGCGGAGGCGCTCGCGCCGATCGCGCCGGGCAAGCCCGTGCAGGGGCACCCGGTTCTCGATCTTTCCCGGCTCGAAAGGATATTGCCGGATATGCTGCGCATGACGGTGAAGGAACGCATGAAGGCCTACGATATCCGCGCCGAGCGCGCGGAGGTCATGCCCATGGCGGCCATCGTGCTTTGCGCGCTTTCGCGCTATCTCGGTTGCGACACCCTGATCGTGCCCGGCGTCGGCGTGCGCGACGGCATCCTGCGCGATCTCGTCGAGAGCCGATTCGGCGTGCATGGCGCGGGCGCGACGGAGGACGATCTTGTGGCGGCCGCGCGCGACTTCGCAATGGCGCACGGCGCGGACGACGACCACATCGAGCACGTGCGCCGCATCGCCGTGTCAATCTTCGAGAACACGCGGGCGCTGCACGGCCTGACCGACCAGGATCGCCTTCCGCTCGTGCTGGCGTCGCTGCTGCACGACATCGGCCATTCGATCAACTTCGTCGACCACCACAAGCACGGCGAATACCTCGTGCGCCACGGCGCGATCCGCGGACTGACGAACGACATGCGAGAGATCGTCGCGGCGCTGGTGCTCTATCACCGGCGCATCGATCCCCGGCCGGAGGACGAACTTTACAGCCGGTTTTCCGGCGCTCTGAAAAAAAAGGTGCGCCTTCTGGCGGCCATCCTGCGCATCGCCGACGGCCTCGACACCGACCACCGCCAGGCGGTGACGGAGGTGGAGGTGAGCGACAACGGAAAGGCGCTCCTGCTTACGGCTGTCTGCCGCGGCTCGCCGAAGCTGCCGCTTTGGGGCGCGGGCCGAAAATCGCGCCTGCTCGAAAAAGAGCTTGATCGCAAACTCACGATCGCGAGCCGCGCGGCGTGA
- a CDS encoding histidine phosphatase family protein, translating into MQIIFFRHGIAIDRDDPACPLDPDRFLTDEGRMRTDAAARGLAFLVDEVDLAITSPYVRARQTIEIALEHVRAPRGGLRESDALLPEAHPAGILRELTREKANRVLLAGHAPGLDYVIALALDAPRAVTSLKKAGAACVEWEAGSPGGTLLWLMRAKDLMALGKR; encoded by the coding sequence ATGCAAATCATCTTTTTCCGCCACGGCATCGCGATCGATCGCGACGATCCCGCGTGCCCGCTCGATCCCGATCGCTTTCTGACGGACGAAGGACGCATGCGAACCGACGCCGCGGCGCGTGGTCTCGCGTTCCTTGTCGACGAGGTGGACCTGGCGATCACGAGTCCCTACGTTCGCGCGCGCCAGACGATCGAAATCGCTCTCGAACACGTTCGCGCGCCTCGCGGAGGCCTGCGTGAATCCGACGCGCTTTTACCCGAGGCGCACCCCGCCGGGATCCTCCGCGAATTGACGCGCGAAAAGGCAAACCGCGTGCTGCTTGCGGGCCACGCCCCTGGCCTCGACTACGTCATCGCGCTTGCGCTCGACGCACCCCGCGCGGTCACGAGCCTCAAAAAAGCCGGCGCGGCGTGCGTGGAATGGGAAGCGGGTTCACCCGGCGGAACGCTGCTGTGGTTGATGCGCGCGAAAGATCTGATGGCGTTGGGGAAGCGGTAG
- a CDS encoding thymidylate kinase, translated as MPGRKLPVPADDLTPPPAPANDGRAPSLLDPKAANLPGKLIVVEGADGSGRSTQIALLTEWLESAGFAVKTMGLRRSNLLAKDIDDLLAKNAVTQLTLALMYATDFYDQLENSIIPAMSAGLVVLADRYVYTLMTRSVVRGLDRKYLEGIYKLAPKPDLTVRLHVRPEVAFEREFRKSPVISFWESGRDMSLSSDLYSSFIRYQTLINAEFARLAKAHEFIPVDGEAGVRQVNLQLRRRVARLLGIRSTRYKPSALLAGSWR; from the coding sequence ATGCCAGGGCGAAAACTTCCCGTGCCCGCGGACGATCTTACGCCGCCGCCCGCGCCGGCCAACGACGGGCGCGCGCCATCGCTGCTCGATCCGAAGGCCGCGAACCTGCCCGGCAAGCTCATCGTCGTCGAGGGCGCGGACGGCTCCGGCCGCTCCACACAGATCGCGCTTCTGACGGAGTGGCTTGAGTCGGCGGGGTTCGCCGTCAAGACGATGGGCCTTCGACGATCGAATCTGCTCGCCAAGGACATCGACGACTTGCTCGCGAAAAACGCGGTCACGCAGCTCACCCTCGCGTTGATGTACGCCACGGATTTTTACGACCAGCTCGAAAACAGCATCATCCCCGCGATGAGCGCCGGGCTCGTCGTTTTGGCCGACCGCTACGTCTATACGCTCATGACGCGGTCGGTCGTGCGCGGGCTGGATCGCAAATACCTTGAGGGCATCTACAAGCTTGCGCCCAAGCCGGATCTCACGGTCCGCCTGCACGTGCGCCCGGAAGTGGCCTTCGAGCGCGAATTCCGGAAATCGCCGGTCATCAGCTTCTGGGAGTCCGGCCGCGACATGTCGCTTTCGTCCGACCTGTACAGCTCGTTCATCCGCTATCAGACGCTTATCAACGCGGAGTTCGCGCGGCTGGCGAAGGCGCACGAGTTCATCCCCGTGGACGGCGAGGCGGGGGTGCGGCAGGTCAACCTCCAACTGCGCCGGCGCGTCGCGAGGCTCCTCGGCATCCGCAGCACGCGCTACAAACCGTCGGCCTTGCTCGCGGGATCCTGGCGCTGA